CTACTTTCTTAAACTGAAAAGCTTCGATATCACCGCTTTCTTCATTATAATTAATTTCTATATCGATTTTATTCCCATATTTTTTTCTTGCAGCGGATTTTAGCGCTTCTTCAATTGCCGTAATGAGAACACTTTTATCTATACCCCTGTCCCGGCTGACTTGATCAACAACACGTTTTATTTCTGATATTAGCATTTGTTTGCTCCGTTATAGTTGAAAAGCTGTGCCTTTGTGATTTCCTTATAAGGGATTGCAACAGTTTTGTCATTAACGATAATATTAACAAAACCATCATTATAGCCAAGCAGAACCCCTTTGAATTTTTTTTGTCCTTCAAGAGGAACAAAAGTGCTGATTGTTGCCATATTGCCTTTAAACTTCTCAAAATCCTCCGGCTTTCCTAATGGGCGATTAGCGCCGGGCGATGAAACTTCAAGGCTATACGGCCAGCCGGTATTCAGATTAACATCCAGAATATCACTTAACTGGCGGCTTACCCAGGTGCAGTCGTTTAGTGTAATCCCACCTTGTTTTTCAATATAAAGACGAATTACGATACCTCCTGTTTCCCTCTGATATTCAGCATGAATTAGCTCCAAACCTTTTGAATTGCATAGCGGATAAGCAAAATCTTTAACT
The Pseudomonadota bacterium genome window above contains:
- a CDS encoding ribosome maturation factor RimP, which translates into the protein MVKVKDFAYPLCNSKGLELIHAEYQRETGGIVIRLYIEKQGGITLNDCTWVSRQLSDILDVNLNTGWPYSLEVSSPGANRPLGKPEDFEKFKGNMATISTFVPLEGQKKFKGVLLGYNDGFVNIIVNDKTVAIPYKEITKAQLFNYNGANKC